The Hemiscyllium ocellatum isolate sHemOce1 chromosome 27 unlocalized genomic scaffold, sHemOce1.pat.X.cur. SUPER_27_unloc_19, whole genome shotgun sequence DNA segment tcTACACAtttaatggggagtgttgttgaataaacaTACCTTGGAATGCTGGTTCATatcggagtcgcaggtagacaggatagcaaaAAAGGTATTTGGTATATTTGCTTTTATAGGTCAGTGCATTTCTATAtagatgttgggaggtcatgttgcgattgtaaaggacattgattaggccacttttggaatactgcattcggtTCCGGTTTCGCTGCTACAGGAAAAGTGTTACAAACTTTTGcaaggatttggaaaagatttacaaggctattgccaaagttggagggtttgatctatctggagaggctgaatcggctgggttgttttctctggatcattgggggctgaggggttACTTTATAGAAgctcataaggagcatggatagggtgaatagccaaaatcttttccccagagtaggggtttccaaaactagagggcataggtctgaggtgagaggggaaatatttaaaaggaactttaCAGGCACCTTCCTtacgcagagggtgttgtgtgtatggaaagagcagccagaggaagtggtggaggctggtataattaaagtattttaaaaggcatctggtaatAGGGAgaattgagagagatatgggttatgtgctgacaaatgagactatgttaatttgggatatctggtcagcagggacaatttggactgaaggaaagcagaagtgtcattgtgaagactggactttcagagcagctttcaaggaTGTTTCATCCTTACTGGGAGCAGAAgctacaatgaaatctttcatttgtgagacagcaactgagtgagtgaggacaTCCAGAatattggtggaaagtgggaatttgttttaatgtggagtaagtgattctatgatttactgCAGTTGTGTTTGCCATGGACCGCAGCACCAGAaactcccaccttctgcaaatcgaaagtcaagtcccaccctgccctcttgtACGTGTGTTATCTAActgcttaatcatttctagtgaacacagcccacacctcccgctgctgccagtaacctttacaatgctgtTGAGACAATGCAATACCTGCAGTACTGAAAATCGTAAGGCTTCTAACGATACCAGTTACTGATTCACCGCTCCCACTGATGGACAGcattggaaatacaatgttggaggctgaaagaaatgagcagtttaaaacaaaaactcacctaacccttcactaggctccctgctcagcacactttacttcaatcacttcaacagcgtggaagcaggccattcatcgcatcaagtccacactgacccatccaacgagcatgccacccagacccacgctATCTAGTCGTTTCTGCCTGTGAGTGAGACTAGGTCACAAGATTAGGGAGTAGGTTTAAGACAGAGGAGAaggaactgcttttcctggagagtggtgaatctatggaagtctctgtccaaggaagcagtagaagcAGCCATATTCAAGACTTAGTTCGATGGGATTTTGTATAGTAGGTGAATTTAGGATAGTCAGGATAATGCAGATAAGAGGAGCTGAGGCGATGgatagatgagccatgatcttaatgaatggtggagtagctcgatggaccaaatggcctactcctgcttctattactgcgaatgtataaacatgcatttttcatggccaatccgaatcaaggcaggtgagcaatgtagtgatgtggaaattgaacatcagagaatgatagaaagggacacGGAAAGTAAatgtcccagtccaaagatgtgcaggtcaggtcaaatgaccatgctaaattgtccatagtgtgaggttcattaatcagaaagaaatgggtctgggtgggttactcttcggggtgtcagtgtggacttgttgggccgaaaggcctgtttccacactgtagggaatctaatctaattaatcaaaactggattctacaGAACACagaaattgaaactgaagaccgTATGGCTGCAATGTGTGCTGCAATGTAACAAAACTGAAcgaattgactgcacacattgaagagaataattatgatctgagactccttacagggacatggcttcaggatgacaaggatttgATCTGAATATTGATGGGATACGTGACATTCAAGTTGAATAGGAAGCGAGGTGAAGATAGAGGTttggcactgctaatcaaagcactaaTAACATGGTACTCTGgtgtcagattagattagattagacttacagtatggaaacaggcccttcggcccaacaagtccacaccgacccgccgaagcgcaacccgcccatacccctacgtttaccccttacctaacactacgggcaatttagcatagccaattcacctgacccgcacatctttgtgactgtgggaggaaaccggagcacccggaggaaacccacgcagacacggggagaacgtgcaaactccacacagtcagtcgcctgagtcgggaattgaacccgggtctacaggcgctgtgaggcagcagtgcgaaccactgtgccaccgtgccgcccacggctcggctttcaggtcctgatttctctgtcctcttctccctGTTGCCACAGAGTAAGATGTTGTCTGTTCTTGGCTCAGCTGGCTTTCTAATGAAACTTTGAGCCCCTTTTACACCTTCCAgagcaataaaacattcagtcgatCAAGGCCCAATCCACAATATTCTCAGTCTGATAACCATCCAGACTGAGAGAGTAATCGgagcagggaataaaacaagaaacaTGAGACAAAATTAGACATAAATGCACATTTGGTGCTTAAAGTATGTTAATTAGATAGTAGAACAGAAttaggggtctcccaggattATTATCAtcccctacttgaggaattctctctccctaaaaatatttacatcaacagaaataaaacatttgttatcaaatagacatagagatatacagcacggaaatagactttttGATCCAACACATCTATGCTGACAAGatgtcctatataaatctagtatcccatttgccagcatttggcccatatcccaccaaacctttcctattcacacacccatccagatgccttttaaaatgttgtaattgtaccagcctccaccacttcctctagcctatttaccctaaacatgcccctcaattttataaatgtccataagatcacccctcagcctccgacactccagggacactccccatcctattcaggctctccttataccacaaaccctccaaccctggcgacatccttatctatcttttctgcacactttcaagtttcacaacatcgttcctatCCTgtcgtagggagaccagaatcgaatgcaataatccaaaagtggccgaaccaatgtcctgtacagctacaacatgacctcccaactcctataccgaatgcattcaatgggccaaatggcttatttctgcaCCGCAGCGATTTAATGATTTGATTTTGTATCAGAGTCAATGTCAGTCACTATCTCTGGTTTATGGTGTGTCAGGGTGGGATCActgggaccagaattgcatgcaatactccaaacgtggcctaaccaatgtcttctacagtcgcaacatgacctcccgactcctgcaGTCgtgcactgaccaagaaaggcaggcatatcaaacaccttcttcactatcctgtctgtgtgcgactcccctttcaaggaactatgaacttaccATCGACCCATACAGCATGATCATGGACCTTTGgtgcaaccagtccatgccaaccataatcccaaactaaatcagtCGCTCCAGCCTGCtgttggcctgtatccctccaaacctttcctattcatgtaccaaaataaatgtatttttattgCACCCGCATCCACCGCTTCCtgaggaggttcattccacagatcaaccaccctctctgtaaaatTAGTATTTGAATGGCAAGGATGAAATGGTTCATTAAAATAAACAGCTTCTACCAAACCCCCTATAGCAGATATTTTAGGAAATCTGGAGTCTCTCAAATCGGTATTTCCATGGAGTGGAGGAGGGAGTAAAGTGTTGGATTCACAGAGGTGGGCGTCTTCTGAGAGTGTAAAGCTAAAATTGCTGGAACTCAAACCGCATTGAGGTGGAGGAGAGCGAAAAGAGTTTGCAAAgtgtcctcccctccccacctgccTCAGCTGCAGGGCAGCGCAGGCGCAGTGCGTGCCCCCACCCCATTGCGGATGTCACAATGTGGAGGGAGCCCTGTCAAtttcagagtgaaactccctCCATCTGGGTAACATCTGGGAGCAAAGCACTGTCTCcccctttccattcctcatgctgggaggggaaagagaggCGGCGGGTGCGAGGGGAGGGGGTCGAGTGGagactgttcacttgtagcaactgcaTGGAGGGAGCAGGCTCTCCAAGGGTACTCagatgctctctgtccctctcaaagGTATTTTCCTTGTGTATTCCCTCAGTTTGGCACGTATAGAGTTTGTACCCTGGAAAAGGTTTGCTTCTTACCTCATGTTCAGAATTATAAGGGTAGTTTCTCATGGAACAGAGCAGTATTTAAGGGATTGGCACATTTATTTCAAATGTAGATATATGTTGCTTCATATGGtgtatatctgatattgttggctgCCATAAAAACTTTGTGGCTATGATTTTACACCTTCTCATGCAGTAATAGAGTTATGTTCTATATTTCTTGTCTTTTTTATTTACTAGGACAGCAGGAAATCATTCAGTAACTTCACGGGCTCTTTTCCCAAGCAGCCTTGACATTTCATTATCATAttcttgattcagctccatttccagcacctTCGTCGACAGCTTGTTCCAGGTTATTGCGATCTAAATTAAGTTTTTCTCCATACACACTTAAGGCTATCTTGTTGCATGAGGGTTTTCTGTGTCCTGCATAATATATGGTCAGCACTCATCGAACAATCTACAGGAATTGTTATGTTCATTTAACAGTACTGACAGTGATCACTcaatttgtgactttttttgcAGGAAGGcatgcagaaagaaatctgaaaacaaatgaTACATCTTCTGACAGAGGCACTTGAGTCAATGGGGCTtgaatatcagcagccattcaattcaataagaaatgtttgcttttgtctgtgtgagagatttTGAACACTGGTATGGCAGGAATAATACTGAGACACCTGAGTAAGGGAGATTCAGTACGCTGTCTGTGAAAAATGCGTCAAACAATTTACTCAGCTTGGGGGATCAAAATCTCACCCCTCACAGTGGGGAGAGACTATGTATccattctgtttttaatttcaaacCCAGCACGACACAAAGAATGCTCCCCTCATGgggaaaccatggaaatgtggggactgtgggaaagggTTCCCTTCCCCATTGGGGCTAGACACCCACGGATGTATTCTCACTGGGGAGACGCCATTCTCCTGCTCAGTATGAAGGAAGGGGTTCAGTTGGCTGTGCAGCCTGCagacacaccagcaggttcaccagcagaaatgactggatagggcacggcttcatccccacagtgcaatgaatccccactttccaccaaaatcccagatgtactcactcactcagttgttgtctcacaaatgcaagatttcattgtaacttcttctgtTCCCAGTCAGggaaaaacatctttgaaagctgctctgaaagtccagtcttcacaaccacacttctgctttctcCAAAGACAATTTGTGTTTgtgtcatatagcacggaaacagatcctttggtccaattcgtccaatcagatatcctaaaataatctagtctcatttgtctgcatgtagcccatatccctctgaacccttcctattcatatccccatccagatgctttttaaatgttgtaattgtaccagccacaatcactccctctggcagctcattccatacatgcaccactctctgcgtgaagttgcccctcagatccctttgaaatcattcccctctcacctcaaacgtATGGCCTCGAGCTTTGGACTCCCTtattctggggaaaagatcttgggttttcaccatatccatgcctcttacaaagatctgtaaggtcacccctcagactctgatgcttcaggtgaggatctaaaatttgaatttaggttaTTGTCAGACGCAACaagtatatgtagatttttactaaacacaaaatggcttttcaatttaaaataatacaACAAAATGGCTGAGAATAATGATTGAACTCTGAACTTGTCCTGCtgttttgcagaattaagctaaaatccaaagataagaggacaatggacttttcttaaaatgaatactgacacattaattgaccatttgaactaaccttAAATTATCATGCCATGGTAGCAGTTCATGTAATTAAGAtccctttcccaggaaatatcattggattaacctgctgtaaatcatgttATCTTAATTACAAAAGACTAATCAAATGTAATAAGACTGTACTGtctcaaaaaaaacacaaataaataatgtgtaattttctaaTGTAATCACACATCGCAatggaacacagaagctttaaTCATTGCGTTGCTGGACAGAACTGCGTCAAGATGCCTTATTAAACTGATAACCTTGCTTTGTACAGACTGCATTTCATTGATTCTTTTGAGCGATCTCAGACCAAAAGGCCCCTTGAGAGGTCAAGACCTTCACGATGGCTAACTCAGCCTTGCCAATTCACCATacccgcacatccctgaacactaatttagcacagccaatccacacaAACCTGCACCTCCTTGGGCACTATGGTTACTTTagatggtcaatccaccctaaactggacaaagttaaaaatcacacaaacccgGGTTatcgttcaacaggtttatttggaaggaacagcatttggagtgctgctccttcatcaggtggttgtgtagaataaggcacagaatttatagaaaaacattAGTGTCCTGCCACtgaagtgatatattgaacaaacctggattgttaagcctttcaactttcagaatgggttgcagatatttctactttgctcaaaaagtgcacaaaCTGCAGGCAATCAATCcgtgtaatattttataaatccctTGTAAATActttgaatcagactggttctagttCCAAGATTGGGATACTGACAGACTCGAATCTCACACTTTTGatgcattgtctgggctgagatgtcactttttttaaaaaaaaaacctaaagTCATCTCGACAATGTGAATTAATAGTAGTTCTGGGATTCAcagattaatgaactgaaacctgcaactcattctaaaaggtgaaagacttaacagcaatcttggtttgttcaatatgtcatttcagttgcatgaccctgtgatcttttgctataaaatctgtgtcttatgatcctgctccacagttacccgatgaaggagcagtgctccaaaagctcatacttccaaaaaaacctgttggactataacctggtgttgtgagagttttaactttatccagcccagtccaacattggctcctCCACATAATTTCTTGCGAACACTGCccacacctcctgatgctgccaggaAACTTTACAACGCCGATGAAATGACAcactctgcactcctgaaaaattgACAATTTCTCATGATACTGGCTGCTCATTCATGACTCCATCTGATACGCGACTTTGGaagcttagtgcaggaggctgaaagaaatgagcagctttaaaacaaaaacccccTTGgcgctcaaagctttcaatgagagtctgaacccagcagcaagttcaggtaacctttattgcaacccaactttgttacagcttcagatcccctcagcaaaaaggcagagaaaaagtagctttttaaacagctcaaaGTCAAAGCGCACACTCTTCCCCTCCCAccactttctttactattggtcaccactgagttgtccctttgtaattggatccttggtacagccttaacctggaggaagtattgcctcactcagcaatttcaacccagaCCCTGTATAGCGCCATCTGCCGCAGTGGGATTCAAATCCGGGAGTCCCTGGAACTGGGTTGATggtccagtcgataatggcactcggccgtcgctccttcaatccccctgcgacgGTATGTGAACTCTCTGGTGCCTCCGgaggtgggaggagcgggtgaaatactttctgcacagggggcagctgaacggcctctccctcgtgtggacccgccggtgggtcagcaggttggaggcctgggtaaatctcttcccacactcgaggcaggagaacggcctctcccccgtgtgaatctgctggtgggtcagcaggtgggaggaatcgctgaaggccttcccgcactcagggcaggggaatggtctctccttggtgtggacccgccggtgcttcagcagggtggaggaattactgaaggccttcccacagtcGGGGaaactgaagggcctctcccccgtgtggacctgctggtgcctcagcaggtggtaggaatcgctgaaggccttcccgcactcagggcagctgaagggcctctccctagTGTGGACCTGCCGGTGCCTCAACAGGTTGGAGGAAGTGTTGAAGGCCTTCTCGCACtcggggcaggggaatggcctctccccggtgtgagcccgctggtgcctcatcagggcggaggtgtgggcaaagcccttcccgcactctgggcaggagAATGGTCTCTCCCTTGTGTGGATGCGCCGATGAATCTGCATGGCAGACGGGAAACAGAAGCCATTCCCACCATCACTGCACTTCCACTGTTTCTCCACGGGGcaggattcctcgggtttctccatggtcGAAGCTTCAGCTGCACAGAATACCTTTCCAGTCCCTCCCGGCCATCAATTCCTGCTGCTACACGCCCCACACTCGATGTGCTGCAtcagtagggtctctcatccaggaACCAAAACGCTTTGCACCTTCTCACAGACTCACGGTTAAAAATTGTTTCCGGTCCCgctggattgagtgactgtcagacattgacgttaaagtgaggactgcagacgctggagggtcagtgtcaaaatgtgtggtactggaaaagcgcaggtcaggcagcatccgaagagcaggagagtcaacgttttgggcatcaggACTTCATGCGTCGATTTTGAATCTTCTATCTTCAAATACACTgttaaaaagagattacaaaggtcatcactgtcagtgcagggtagaaattctgtacaagcaattctactttctatGGAATATTCTtgtcttttgttattccacaaaattgaaagcaccatcccactttcACTCCCCTTCTTTCTCACTCTGATCTAATTCCCCTGAAGTTGCTGATTCAGGGTCTTACAGGGGCAGATGAGCAAAAACAgaaagactgacatctctctgaattttggatacctccacctgaaagttaatatctttcacaacactgggatactgctgagagtgagcaggtctgattttaggaagcaaaaaaaaagtatcaattcagggtgaacctgcaatgACAAAATAGTTAACGACCCgagaaggtgggagcaaaatgagatgTCAAGGCATTAACACTAatacacttcagtcaaactctgCTGCttcccagtcagggcaaaacatgctctgaaagtccagccttcacaaccacacttctgctttcactgaagacaattagagtcacacagcacagaaacagactctttggcccaacctgcccagatttcctaaattaatctagtcacgtttgccatcacttggcccctatatgggctgggtgctggcagctgggactaaattgggttggctatcttgtcagcaaggacgagttggatcgcagggtctgtttccatgctgtacatctctatgactccagtcgcatttgccaccacttggcccctctccatctgaaccctttgTAATCATccgcccatccagatgccttttaactgtaggaattgtaccagcccccaccacttcctctggcagctcattccatgaacacatcaccctcttcatgaaaacgttgccccttttacATTTCCCCCACtgccctcaccctgaacctatgaccctccagttcaggactccccatcccaagggaaagaccttgtctatttatcctatccatgctcatgattttataaaagtctataatgtcacctctcaggcTCTGGAGCAATGGGGAAAACAACCCCTGCCCATCCTTCTGTCCCACCTCACCCGGGTAATTAAGACAAATACCTGAGTTTGCAGCATCTGCTCCCTCCCCGGATTCACTCCAATTGCCACAAGTGAATagatttcccccctctccccctcccaggaTGAAGAGTTGCCCAAAGAGAGGGAGTTTCACTCaaactgacagggccacttccACGTTGTGACGCCATCAATAGGTCGAGGGTGGGGGGACGAAACAAAAGGGGCGGGGCAAGGTGCACAGTTTGCAGGAATCCCTTCCCTTCACGGAATccccacagcatggaagcaggccactcggcccaacaaatccaaacCAATCCTCGAAGGggaacccacccacacccattcccctagacCTGTTGCTCTACTCCCTGACTatcacacctaacctgcacatccctgggcactatggataatttagcaacctaacttggacaaagttaaaaatcacaacaccacattatagtccatcaggtttatttggaaactctagcttttggagcgctgttccttcatcagttggttgtggagaataagataagacacagaatttatagaaaaacatGACAGTGACCTGccactgaaataatacattgaacaaacctggattgttaagtctttcatcttttcaaatgggttgcaggtatcattaatatgcaaatcccagtcTTCCTGGAAGGCACCTTCTCCATAAAACTTAAATTTTGATAAAGTGACatttctgttcagctctgcaaatgtaattctgcaaatatacATTCACTCCTGTGGACTTGTGTGGGCGCGCGCATGAGGGGGGAATGTCTATTTCCATCCTGCTTATCTCTGTCTATTTGAGAACAGATGTCTTActtctgttggtgtaaatattgttgtaaatcataGCTGGGTTCTCAGTTAgatgtaagagagagagatttcCTCAAGTAGGACAGTCCcagaatcctgggagaccccCATTTCTCCTTTACGTCCGAATGAACAAACATCAAACACGAGCACCTATTTGCTTcaaatttggtttcatttttcttgtgtgATTCCCTGCTATGATTACACTGtgtgtctggatggttgacaggctgggagattgtggattggggcttgattggctgaatgctttattgttccagaaggtgaaAAAAAAGggggtcaaagcttcagcagaaatccagcaaagctgagaacagaccgacatcttacgctgtgggaacagggagatcaacacaGGACcaagaaatcaggacctgaaatctgaGCTGACACCAAACTACCCTGTGATCAGCGCTTTCATTAGCAGCAccaaccctctacctttacctcGCTTCCCATTTGACCGAACCCTCgatattcag contains these protein-coding regions:
- the LOC132807613 gene encoding gastrula zinc finger protein XlCGF7.1-like, translating into MEKPEESCPVEKQWKCSDGGNGFCFPSAMQIHRRIHTRERPFSCPECGKGFAHTSALMRHQRAHTGERPFPCPECEKAFNTSSNLLRHRQVHTRERPFSCPECGKAFSDSYHLLRHQQVHTGERPFSFPDCGKAFSNSSTLLKHRRVHTKERPFPCPECGKAFSDSSHLLTHQQIHTGERPFSCLECGKRFTQASNLLTHRRVHTRERPFSCPLCRKYFTRSSHLRRHQRVHIPSQGD